The Brachyspira aalborgi genome has a segment encoding these proteins:
- a CDS encoding regulatory protein RecX, translated as MKFKGDKVYIKVSGGSVFSIPKNGVYELDIYEGMEIEYEEIPHIRMRAYESSAKKSAVNILKRSFVSENMLKEKLAQKGHKKRFINYAIKYCRDYDLIDDKRFTKIAVNSLKLKGKSKRFIIDYLKKSKIKNSLIERASNSISYRSENKALKNAIRKYYKVYEDKENKEEYIIRTLMRKGFKYDDIKDLLERYIKNKEK; from the coding sequence ATGAAATTCAAAGGCGATAAAGTATATATAAAAGTTTCGGGCGGAAGCGTTTTTAGTATTCCAAAAAATGGAGTTTATGAACTCGATATATACGAAGGAATGGAAATCGAATACGAAGAAATTCCGCATATAAGAATGAGAGCTTATGAATCTTCCGCTAAAAAATCAGCCGTCAATATTCTAAAAAGAAGTTTTGTAAGCGAAAATATGCTTAAAGAAAAACTCGCTCAAAAAGGACATAAAAAAAGATTTATAAATTATGCGATTAAATATTGCAGAGATTATGATTTAATAGACGATAAAAGATTTACAAAAATAGCCGTTAATTCGTTAAAGCTAAAAGGAAAAAGCAAAAGATTTATAATAGATTATCTTAAAAAATCCAAAATAAAAAATTCTTTAATAGAAAGAGCCTCAAACTCAATAAGTTATAGAAGCGAAAACAAAGCCTTAAAAAATGCAATAAGAAAATATTATAAAGTTTATGAGGATAAAGAAAATAAAGAAGAATATATTATAAGAACCTTAATGAGAAAAGGTTTTAAATATGACGATATAAAAGATTTACTTGAAAGATATATAAAAAATAAAGAAAAATAA
- a CDS encoding peptidase: MNKKLIISLTFILFVSCNKVKYQLENKNEKNYSFETAQYISKDGINGEIEAGKKDYYYFGIEKTQIIDFYISNSTKSHIAMTLYDNEKNIIKVISEPDYIVNASNTNEMIKLNKDIQIMKGMYFEQHNDMLSSTLPKYYITIESREKTEYSLILQKREYKETDEKEPNDKIGNAQIIEVNSDNRLYTIEGYYSQTYNPALTSGDLKNMEIDAYKITNGSFNIYSISIELSGVPSIDASLRLYDYKGNWITIKDINNTGDGETIDKLILYPYSSYYFVLSANNTVLNIPYRLNIIAKPYDKYTENEPNNKPEEAQNIEFNKTYKGAIDYSFDRDYFSFNIPIQSSIKLKYFLIDSQAVNISVSNNIDGKIKTMPQTDDENIFSLPQGKYYLIFERDLTKEAWQKGISKARNYEFNLSVSNEMSMDYNYGYYDYKDETENIDEYNYYYYNEESQKEFEENLENNFNDTNNKIEEDYNSDYYYYYYEDESNNYDYYNEY; this comes from the coding sequence ATGAATAAAAAATTAATAATCTCATTAACCTTTATATTATTTGTTTCATGCAATAAAGTTAAATATCAATTAGAAAATAAAAACGAAAAAAATTATAGTTTTGAAACGGCTCAATATATTTCAAAAGACGGGATAAACGGAGAGATTGAAGCGGGAAAAAAAGATTATTATTATTTTGGTATTGAAAAAACTCAAATTATAGATTTTTATATTTCAAATTCTACAAAATCTCATATCGCTATGACTTTATACGACAACGAAAAAAATATTATAAAAGTTATAAGCGAACCTGATTATATTGTAAACGCCTCAAATACAAACGAAATGATAAAATTAAATAAAGATATTCAAATTATGAAAGGAATGTATTTTGAACAACATAACGATATGCTTTCTTCAACGCTTCCAAAATATTATATAACAATAGAATCAAGAGAAAAAACGGAATATAGTTTAATACTTCAAAAAAGAGAATATAAAGAAACTGATGAAAAAGAGCCAAACGATAAAATAGGCAACGCTCAAATTATTGAAGTCAACAGCGATAATAGATTATACACGATAGAAGGATATTATAGTCAAACTTATAATCCCGCTTTAACTTCGGGAGATTTAAAAAATATGGAAATAGACGCTTATAAAATTACAAATGGTTCTTTTAATATTTATTCGATTTCAATAGAACTTTCGGGCGTGCCTTCTATTGACGCAAGTTTAAGATTATACGATTATAAAGGAAATTGGATAACTATTAAAGATATAAATAATACGGGAGACGGAGAGACGATTGATAAATTAATATTATATCCCTACTCTTCATATTATTTTGTTTTATCGGCAAATAATACTGTTTTAAATATTCCATATCGATTAAATATAATAGCTAAACCTTATGATAAATATACGGAAAACGAGCCTAACAATAAACCTGAAGAAGCTCAAAATATAGAATTTAACAAAACTTATAAAGGAGCTATAGATTATTCTTTTGATAGAGATTATTTTTCTTTTAATATTCCGATTCAATCAAGCATAAAATTAAAATATTTTTTAATCGATTCTCAAGCGGTTAATATATCCGTTTCAAATAATATTGACGGAAAAATAAAAACGATGCCACAAACGGACGATGAAAATATATTTAGTTTGCCTCAAGGAAAATATTATTTAATTTTTGAAAGAGATTTAACCAAAGAAGCTTGGCAAAAAGGAATCTCAAAAGCGAGAAATTATGAATTCAATTTAAGCGTTTCAAATGAAATGAGTATGGATTATAATTACGGATATTACGATTATAAGGATGAAACGGAAAATATAGACGAATATAATTATTATTACTATAATGAAGAAAGCCAAAAAGAATTTGAAGAAAATTTAGAAAATAATTTTAACGATACGAATAATAAGATTGAAGAAGATTATAATTCTGATTATTATTACTATTATTATGAAGATGAAAGCAACAATTATGATTATTATAACGAATATTAA